In Leptospiraceae bacterium, one DNA window encodes the following:
- a CDS encoding MFS transporter, whose protein sequence is MTKPESENRFDLSRFLFASFTGFLGGHLTNYSVILFSQDVWNSDAFAGIGFGLCFGTPLILGWFGGAWCDSHSPQKIAQIAHSFFLISILFLNLTIIMPEDWNKIIFLTGALFAGIGWSILAPARMALLGRLAGNKQAKFAVIFNILVMLGFGLAPPLLSLCKKIDGWNTVHYFGAGLFVLSILSLIGLKTPGFGRESSAIDRIQKGIGYVKASPILKEAILFAIIVYLSMGPVQVMLPRFATNILSLSEISRGLFLGAIALALLLGGGVSLGLAKKFGFGKMIALSGLTSGVSICLLGVSTSIEVSLVLLLFSGMGAGISISLIVALLQTESKPEFRGRLLSLYTITSQVVPAFSGLMSGFILTVFTVDKAVIGVGAFLAFFLFVGILRLKTLRTYKPAA, encoded by the coding sequence ATGACAAAGCCTGAATCTGAGAATAGATTTGATTTATCTAGGTTTTTATTTGCGTCGTTTACGGGATTTTTAGGAGGACATCTCACAAATTACAGCGTAATTTTGTTTAGTCAAGATGTTTGGAATTCAGACGCTTTTGCAGGAATTGGCTTTGGGCTTTGCTTTGGAACTCCATTAATTTTGGGTTGGTTTGGTGGGGCTTGGTGTGACTCTCACAGCCCTCAAAAAATCGCGCAGATCGCTCATAGTTTTTTTTTAATTTCTATTCTGTTTTTAAATCTAACTATTATTATGCCCGAAGATTGGAATAAAATTATTTTCTTGACGGGCGCATTATTTGCCGGGATCGGTTGGTCTATCTTAGCACCTGCAAGAATGGCTTTACTCGGTCGTCTTGCAGGAAACAAACAGGCAAAATTTGCCGTAATATTTAATATTTTAGTAATGCTAGGGTTTGGTCTTGCCCCTCCACTTTTATCTTTGTGTAAAAAAATTGATGGGTGGAATACTGTGCACTATTTTGGTGCAGGACTTTTTGTTTTATCTATACTCTCTCTAATTGGATTGAAGACCCCGGGCTTTGGGCGTGAGTCTTCAGCAATAGATAGGATCCAAAAAGGAATAGGGTATGTAAAAGCTAGCCCAATTTTAAAAGAAGCTATTCTATTTGCAATTATAGTGTACTTGTCTATGGGCCCAGTGCAAGTTATGCTTCCAAGGTTTGCAACAAATATACTTTCTCTTTCTGAAATTTCCAGAGGTCTTTTTTTAGGAGCAATAGCATTGGCTCTACTTTTAGGAGGAGGTGTTTCACTTGGTCTTGCCAAGAAATTTGGATTCGGAAAAATGATTGCGCTTTCGGGGTTGACAAGTGGGGTTTCGATTTGTTTACTCGGGGTTAGTACAAGTATTGAAGTTTCTCTTGTACTTTTACTTTTTAGCGGGATGGGAGCCGGGATTTCAATTAGTTTAATAGTTGCATTACTGCAAACAGAAAGTAAGCCGGAGTTTAGAGGAAGGCTTTTGAGTTTATACACTATCACGAGCCAAGTCGTCCCTGCATTCTCCGGATTAATGTCTGGATTTATTTTAACAGTGTTTACTGTTGACAAGGCAGTGATTGGAGTCGGTGCATTTCTTGCATTTTTTCTTTTTGTAGGGATTCTTCGTTTGAAGACCTTGAGGACTTACAAGCCCGCAGCTTAG
- a CDS encoding SpoIIE family protein phosphatase: MGKLLRNFISLFFKKFELKHHFLFQKNRDYKIARVLYFIFFLIFIPHGITHSEENNHEKPIETQELESVNSIQFLNSSKNSFWFASTKEIDPKKYSGLIDESWEVYTVPSVYKSKKEPDKNVPILWVVKKFKIQKAWTEQIAIRAGIISDRDETYLNGVLIGKNGDFQSDKPQAYDKIRIYKIPEGLLKKDKENILLIKVGSYFPGEVGITQDFTSIGPSFLIEKDFYHTEYFKLILLMIYLTAGGYFLFLFMRRRKEYENLFFGLFTLLLVIYQFLRNQIKYDLGFEFFHLKKIEYLILPLLVPIFYHFIRTLFKYPYNIVVKLTDTVQVSIFLFFLFISNTNTYNTVNSNLVQPLWLISLSFAIAHLIKKIIKKDIDAIYIFFGMLIMLASIILDVLSTRQIIVLPRVTGYAFILFILSLATILANKFVRLNEEVEELNTSLEKKVEERTRELNQTLGEVQALKVQQDGDYFLTSLLLNPLTTNKNTSESVETQFYVKQKKSFEFKNKSHEIGGDICITSNVELLGKNYTVFANGDAMGKSIQGAGGALVMGVVFNAVLTRSKIKAQKNKSPELWLKEAFLDLQNVFESFNGSMYISVVMGLVDNETGFMYFINAEHPWTALYRDGKASFLENELVLRKIGTPDNTESLYIKTFQLFPGDVIFVGSDGRDDIQLGTDNEGHRIINEDESLFLRRVEEGQGKLKETVEKIFHSGILTDDFTLLRLSFKENFTEQETHFSSEFVSLIENGKEKIKSGDIQTGLSELEKAYSIHSDNEEILKLLSTMYYKSKNYEKASKFFDEYLKIKPENVDTFLYASYSHKMSRNFNRAADYGEQLMLRNPNLVKNLINLADVYKNLNVISRAKELIEKALALDPENTKGLQVQRSLSQFSQEF, translated from the coding sequence ATGGGTAAACTACTTAGAAACTTCATTTCACTTTTTTTTAAAAAATTTGAGCTCAAGCATCATTTTTTATTTCAAAAAAATAGAGACTACAAAATTGCAAGGGTATTATATTTTATATTCTTTCTAATTTTTATTCCACATGGAATCACCCATTCAGAAGAAAACAATCATGAAAAACCAATCGAAACTCAAGAATTGGAATCTGTCAATTCGATCCAATTTTTAAACTCTTCCAAAAACTCTTTTTGGTTTGCCTCAACGAAAGAAATTGACCCTAAAAAGTATTCCGGTTTAATTGATGAAAGCTGGGAAGTCTATACTGTTCCAAGTGTTTATAAATCTAAAAAAGAGCCTGACAAAAACGTTCCAATTTTGTGGGTTGTAAAAAAATTTAAAATTCAAAAAGCATGGACAGAACAAATTGCAATTCGTGCAGGAATTATTTCCGATAGAGACGAGACCTACTTGAATGGAGTCCTTATAGGAAAAAACGGAGATTTCCAATCGGACAAACCTCAAGCCTACGATAAAATCCGAATTTATAAAATCCCGGAAGGATTATTAAAAAAAGACAAAGAAAATATTTTGCTAATTAAAGTAGGTTCGTATTTTCCGGGAGAGGTCGGGATTACTCAAGATTTTACCTCGATTGGTCCTTCCTTTCTTATAGAAAAAGATTTCTACCATACCGAATATTTTAAATTGATTCTTTTGATGATCTATCTGACTGCCGGTGGATATTTTCTTTTTCTATTTATGAGAAGAAGAAAGGAATACGAAAATTTATTTTTTGGTTTGTTTACACTTCTTTTAGTGATCTATCAATTTTTAAGAAATCAAATCAAATACGATCTTGGATTTGAATTTTTCCACCTAAAAAAAATTGAATATTTGATTCTCCCCTTACTCGTTCCGATTTTTTACCATTTCATAAGAACTCTTTTTAAATATCCATACAATATAGTTGTAAAGCTAACCGATACAGTTCAAGTTAGTATTTTTCTGTTTTTTCTTTTCATTTCAAATACAAATACTTACAATACGGTGAACTCCAATTTAGTTCAGCCACTTTGGCTAATCAGTTTATCTTTTGCGATAGCCCATCTAATTAAGAAAATTATAAAAAAAGACATAGATGCAATTTATATTTTTTTCGGTATGCTTATCATGCTCGCATCTATTATTTTAGACGTGCTGAGTACTAGGCAAATTATAGTATTGCCCAGAGTTACAGGGTATGCTTTTATTTTATTTATTTTGAGTCTTGCTACGATTCTTGCAAATAAATTTGTACGATTAAACGAGGAAGTAGAAGAGCTAAACACTTCTCTTGAAAAAAAAGTTGAAGAAAGAACAAGAGAGCTGAATCAGACTCTAGGTGAGGTTCAAGCCTTAAAAGTTCAGCAAGACGGGGATTATTTTCTTACATCTCTTTTACTAAATCCTCTCACTACAAATAAAAATACGAGTGAGTCTGTCGAAACCCAATTTTATGTGAAGCAAAAAAAATCTTTTGAATTCAAGAATAAGTCTCATGAAATCGGTGGGGATATTTGTATTACTTCCAATGTAGAACTACTCGGGAAAAATTACACTGTATTTGCTAACGGTGATGCAATGGGTAAATCTATACAAGGAGCTGGTGGTGCACTTGTAATGGGAGTGGTATTTAACGCAGTTTTAACTCGTTCTAAAATCAAAGCTCAAAAAAATAAATCTCCTGAGCTGTGGTTAAAAGAAGCATTTTTAGATTTGCAAAATGTTTTTGAGTCTTTCAACGGCTCAATGTATATATCCGTAGTCATGGGGCTTGTTGACAACGAAACAGGGTTCATGTATTTCATAAACGCTGAACACCCATGGACTGCACTCTATAGAGACGGGAAAGCAAGTTTTTTAGAAAATGAATTGGTTCTAAGAAAAATCGGAACTCCTGACAATACTGAATCACTCTACATTAAAACTTTTCAACTATTTCCGGGAGATGTAATATTTGTAGGCTCGGATGGGCGAGACGATATACAACTTGGCACAGACAACGAAGGGCACAGGATTATAAATGAAGACGAAAGCCTATTTCTAAGGCGAGTAGAAGAAGGACAGGGCAAATTAAAAGAAACTGTAGAAAAAATATTTCATTCAGGAATATTAACAGACGACTTCACACTACTTCGACTTTCTTTTAAAGAAAATTTCACTGAACAAGAAACACATTTTTCTTCTGAATTTGTCAGTCTCATAGAAAATGGAAAAGAAAAAATCAAGTCAGGGGACATACAAACCGGTCTTTCCGAATTGGAAAAAGCCTACTCAATTCATTCCGACAATGAAGAAATCCTAAAACTGTTGAGCACAATGTACTATAAGTCAAAAAATTACGAAAAAGCTTCAAAATTCTTTGACGAATATCTCAAGATAAAACCTGAAAATGTGGACACATTTCTCTATGCCTCGTATTCTCACAAAATGAGCAGGAATTTTAATCGAGCTGCGGATTACGGGGAGCAATTGATGTTACGAAACCCAAACCTAGTTAAAAATCTAATCAATTTGGCTGATGTTTATAAAAATCTAAATGTTATTTCTCGTGCAAAAGAGCTGATTGAAAAAGCACTGGCCTTGGATCCCGAAAACACCAAAGGATTGCA
- a CDS encoding adenylate/guanylate cyclase, whose translation MDFPQNYLKLVGIFLIFFIPNFLFSVEIKNTISTNTENKSFLELDLRYFEDKTESMQIDRILALPSEKWIQSKSKSPNFGYTKSIYWVRIQLPENISKDKRFLEIEYPLIDKIDLFTLNGKSPSLYESTGDLRSFKDRKLKYRTFIFDTSKFSSNDVLIRFQNDGPMKFPISILSETVFFNNSINEMLTWGFYFGLLVIMVLYNLFVYISVRDKNYLFYVLYIISAISAQLTLHGFLSFFIQDSPSLVNISLPILLNIDFFFGVMFCANFLETKTYTPYTHKIVLLTISTIILSLGTAIFSGYAVSIRLSMLLLISIPILFFIAGINSYRKGLKQARFFLLAWIPLLISLILISLDSMNLISSSFFTYHSVEIGTVLEVVLLSLALADRINIMKKEKENALQEKLIESEKVANLSHVFKKFVPFKFLEYLGLDDITKVKLGDSIEIEMTILFADIRSFTSISEKMTPYENFHFLNDFLKNIEPIFSEHHGYVDKYLGDGVMALFHRHPGDAINAAIESIKKLSLYNQNRIDQGLDPIKIGIGINTGKLMLGTIGTENRMENTVISDAVNLASRIEGLTKLYDCPILISEQTLFKLDDPSLYNYRIIDRVKVKGKSDDVSIIEIIDGNQESIALKKVNTKAQFEKGIHFYISKELDQSEEKFKEVLKENPDDYTAKIYLNRIAYFQEHGVPMDWSGIEALTNK comes from the coding sequence ATGGATTTCCCTCAAAATTATCTGAAATTAGTGGGTATTTTCCTAATATTTTTCATTCCTAATTTTCTTTTTTCGGTAGAAATCAAAAATACGATTTCAACAAACACTGAAAATAAATCCTTTTTAGAATTAGATCTAAGATATTTTGAAGATAAAACCGAGTCGATGCAAATCGATCGAATTTTGGCATTACCAAGCGAGAAATGGATACAGAGCAAAAGTAAGTCACCCAATTTCGGATATACTAAATCGATTTATTGGGTTCGAATTCAACTCCCGGAAAATATAAGTAAGGACAAAAGATTTTTAGAGATAGAATATCCATTAATCGATAAAATAGATTTATTTACTTTGAATGGCAAAAGCCCCTCTCTATACGAAAGTACCGGAGATTTAAGAAGCTTTAAAGATAGAAAACTCAAATATAGAACATTTATTTTTGATACAAGTAAATTTTCATCCAATGATGTTCTAATACGGTTTCAAAATGATGGTCCCATGAAGTTTCCGATTTCCATTTTGTCTGAAACTGTCTTTTTTAACAATTCGATTAATGAAATGCTTACTTGGGGGTTTTATTTTGGCCTTCTTGTAATTATGGTATTGTACAACCTTTTCGTATATATTTCGGTTCGAGATAAAAATTATTTATTCTATGTACTCTATATCATTTCAGCAATTTCAGCTCAACTAACCTTGCACGGTTTTTTATCTTTTTTTATCCAAGACTCTCCATCGCTTGTCAACATTAGTTTGCCAATTTTATTAAATATCGACTTTTTTTTCGGTGTCATGTTTTGTGCAAATTTTTTAGAAACAAAAACTTATACTCCTTATACTCATAAAATAGTTTTACTTACGATTAGTACAATCATCTTGAGTTTGGGCACAGCAATTTTTTCAGGGTATGCAGTATCTATCAGGCTATCCATGCTTCTATTAATTAGTATCCCAATTTTATTTTTTATCGCAGGAATCAATTCCTATCGCAAAGGACTCAAACAAGCAAGATTTTTTCTATTAGCTTGGATTCCACTACTGATTAGCCTGATATTAATTTCTTTAGATTCCATGAATTTAATTTCTTCGTCTTTTTTTACCTACCATTCCGTTGAAATCGGAACTGTCTTGGAAGTTGTTTTACTTTCTTTGGCACTTGCAGACCGCATCAATATAATGAAAAAAGAAAAAGAAAATGCCCTGCAAGAAAAACTAATTGAATCAGAAAAAGTAGCCAACCTCAGCCATGTTTTCAAAAAATTCGTACCCTTTAAATTCTTAGAATATTTAGGATTGGACGATATTACAAAAGTAAAACTCGGTGACAGTATTGAAATAGAGATGACAATACTTTTTGCAGATATAAGATCTTTCACTTCTATATCAGAAAAGATGACTCCCTATGAAAATTTTCATTTCTTAAACGATTTTTTAAAAAATATTGAACCTATTTTTTCTGAACACCACGGCTATGTTGATAAGTACTTGGGAGATGGAGTCATGGCTTTGTTCCATAGACATCCTGGGGATGCAATTAATGCAGCAATAGAATCTATAAAAAAACTTTCTTTATACAACCAGAATAGAATCGATCAAGGCTTGGATCCAATAAAAATTGGGATTGGTATCAATACCGGGAAATTAATGCTGGGGACAATCGGCACTGAGAACAGGATGGAGAATACAGTAATATCGGATGCAGTGAATTTGGCTTCAAGAATAGAAGGATTGACCAAACTGTATGACTGCCCGATTTTAATTTCTGAGCAAACTCTTTTTAAATTGGATGATCCTTCTTTATACAATTATAGAATCATCGACCGAGTAAAAGTAAAAGGGAAAAGCGATGACGTGTCTATTATAGAAATCATCGACGGAAACCAAGAAAGTATAGCACTTAAAAAAGTAAATACAAAGGCTCAATTTGAAAAAGGAATTCATTTTTATATTTCTAAAGAACTTGACCAGTCTGAAGAAAAATTCAAAGAAGTACTAAAAGAAAATCCTGACGATTACACAGCAAAAATATATTTGAATAGAATTGCTTATTTTCAAGAGCATGGTGTCCCTATGGATTGGAGTGGAATAGAAGCATTAACAAATAAATGA
- a CDS encoding response regulator transcription factor — protein sequence MLKKRKPNIGIVEDDENYKKEIESILVKKNNVFSFHSAEELLQYPHISKLDLIYADIGLPRMNGIELTGIIIAKFPKMKIVILSGMNSDELIFKSIRFGSLGFIHKSDLKDINEITEQILKGGAIISPSIAVRVLHSFRKDKETVEIENLTVREKQVLDQILSGLSTKECAELMSLSEFTLRTHIRNIYSKLQVKNRVELMRKASELGI from the coding sequence ATGTTAAAGAAAAGAAAGCCAAACATTGGAATTGTAGAAGACGACGAAAATTATAAAAAGGAAATAGAATCGATTCTTGTAAAGAAGAACAATGTATTCTCATTTCATTCTGCCGAAGAGCTTTTGCAGTATCCTCATATTTCAAAATTAGATTTGATTTATGCAGATATTGGACTTCCTAGGATGAACGGGATTGAGTTGACCGGAATTATTATCGCAAAGTTTCCAAAAATGAAGATTGTAATACTTTCTGGGATGAACTCAGACGAATTGATTTTCAAATCCATTCGATTTGGCTCCCTTGGGTTTATTCATAAATCGGACTTAAAAGACATAAACGAAATCACCGAGCAAATTCTAAAAGGTGGAGCGATTATCTCTCCTTCGATTGCAGTTCGGGTTTTGCATAGCTTTAGAAAAGACAAAGAGACAGTCGAAATCGAGAACCTAACCGTGAGAGAGAAACAGGTCTTAGACCAAATTTTAAGTGGACTGTCCACGAAAGAATGTGCTGAGTTAATGAGTCTTTCAGAATTTACTCTCAGAACCCATATTCGAAATATATACAGCAAGCTACAGGTTAAAAACAGGGTCGAGTTGATGAGAAAAGCGTCTGAGTTGGGGATTTAG
- a CDS encoding bile acid:sodium symporter family protein: MNYNTDYQMVLGLVLACMIFGVALELRVIAFKSVLQRPISVLSGMVGQVLLLPWITLAATLVLDLPAGVELGMLLVAASPGGNLSNIVTHLAKGNTALSVSMTAVSSVMSVFTLPLNFALTANLNPVTKALISTELQVNGLDIIKSLIVLLVVPLTLGMLIGNLAVGFSHKITPLFKKFSSLAFLGFLIVAVWSNWKMFSDNLGFILIVVIFHNFIALAIGNVIARVFRQNESNRRAITIEVGMQNSGLALGLILTQFKAEPNMALVAAFWGIWHIVSGLILVAYWRNLPSNEESLT, from the coding sequence ATGAATTATAATACAGACTATCAAATGGTGCTAGGGCTTGTTCTTGCGTGCATGATTTTTGGAGTAGCTTTGGAGCTTAGGGTGATTGCATTCAAATCGGTTTTGCAAAGACCGATTTCTGTACTTTCGGGTATGGTTGGTCAAGTTCTATTACTTCCTTGGATTACTTTAGCCGCTACTTTAGTTTTGGATCTTCCTGCCGGCGTAGAGCTTGGGATGCTACTTGTGGCCGCAAGTCCCGGGGGAAATTTATCGAATATCGTCACTCACTTGGCAAAGGGAAATACTGCGCTTTCAGTCAGTATGACTGCAGTGTCGAGCGTGATGAGCGTGTTTACTCTTCCATTAAATTTTGCCTTGACTGCAAATTTGAATCCGGTTACGAAGGCGCTTATATCCACGGAGCTTCAAGTAAATGGGTTGGATATTATAAAAAGTCTTATTGTTTTACTCGTTGTGCCATTGACACTCGGAATGCTCATTGGTAATCTTGCAGTGGGATTTTCTCATAAGATAACGCCTCTATTTAAAAAATTTTCATCCTTAGCGTTTCTTGGATTTCTTATTGTTGCGGTTTGGAGCAATTGGAAAATGTTTTCAGACAATCTTGGATTTATTCTAATTGTAGTTATATTTCATAATTTTATAGCACTTGCAATAGGAAATGTAATTGCAAGGGTATTCAGGCAAAACGAAAGCAATAGGCGTGCGATTACAATTGAGGTAGGTATGCAAAATTCTGGTTTAGCTCTTGGACTTATACTTACCCAATTCAAGGCAGAGCCGAATATGGCTTTAGTAGCTGCGTTTTGGGGGATTTGGCATATTGTGTCTGGGCTTATACTTGTTGCCTACTGGAGAAATCTACCGTCGAACGAGGAGAGTCTTACTTGA
- a CDS encoding DUF488 family protein: protein MNIHIKRVYAPAEKNDGFRILIDRLWPRGLSKNNTKIDEWLKEIAPSPNLRKWFNHKDELFKEFSKLYTKELKSKSKEIEHIRNLAKSQTVTLLYSAKNKTSNHAIVLKKFLEQMI from the coding sequence ATGAATATTCATATAAAAAGAGTCTACGCCCCCGCCGAAAAAAATGATGGTTTCAGGATACTGATTGACCGGCTTTGGCCGAGAGGGTTATCAAAAAACAACACAAAAATAGACGAATGGTTAAAGGAAATTGCTCCCTCTCCAAATTTAAGAAAATGGTTTAATCATAAGGACGAGTTGTTTAAAGAATTTTCTAAACTTTACACCAAAGAGCTGAAAAGTAAATCTAAAGAAATAGAGCATATTCGAAATCTTGCAAAGTCTCAAACTGTCACCTTGCTCTATAGTGCAAAAAATAAAACTTCCAACCATGCAATTGTTCTAAAAAAATTCTTAGAACAAATGATATAA
- a CDS encoding lyase: MKYRNSMAVLFIICFSLLELSAFSINVTDRSGRPLELAMVTVKLDRPHLASRDDKGYPYPEKEELISPEVTSFTDKNGNLNISYPYPDKILIRVRKIGYYDENFQGMSSNVSIQTKMEKITKPNDLVAQFPSNNWVAALDWGEEKEYRKVYMEQCGFCHQQGSYFMRRPYTEKDWETIMHRMIGYGSRPSSKVQKRLPKILSKAYKDLLDHPERVTEPRKWGSELYTTSIREWPIGDSFSQMHDLLYHSNGKVYVGDNLQDRIWEIDPRTGKTMVFKVPHIDDDGLGGLLSGRLKTFPKYETFVGIHSLAESSKDGHIFLTPSLQKRLIEFDPVTRKFTDHNFENGLYPHTIRIDKEDRVWFTLALSNQIGMFDRKTKTYRMYDLPSRSAKESFSLFVSGVILRLMNWGFPMHYLPVDDRVSGMPLPYGIDVSPNGMIWFARLHADSIGMIDPKTNKVEIIDTPFQSPRRLRADSENNLWIAAFSEAKVVKYTPSDKKFRDFPMPTAVDGIETPYSLNVDRPRNLVWVTGTSSDNLLTLDIKTEKWKVYPLPRRVSFTRDVEFSPQGIAYTCNGAFPSWHIEDTRPTLIEVNTKK, from the coding sequence ATGAAATATAGAAATAGCATGGCAGTCCTTTTTATAATTTGTTTTTCGTTATTAGAATTAAGTGCATTCAGTATAAATGTGACAGATCGGTCTGGAAGACCTTTAGAGCTTGCTATGGTCACGGTAAAATTGGATAGACCCCACCTTGCTTCGAGAGACGACAAAGGTTACCCTTACCCTGAAAAGGAAGAATTGATTTCACCAGAGGTAACTTCTTTTACGGATAAAAATGGAAACTTAAATATTTCCTATCCCTATCCGGACAAGATTTTGATTCGAGTGAGAAAAATCGGGTACTACGACGAAAATTTTCAAGGAATGTCGTCTAACGTATCTATCCAGACGAAAATGGAGAAAATCACTAAACCAAACGATTTAGTCGCACAGTTTCCTTCCAACAATTGGGTGGCAGCCCTTGACTGGGGAGAAGAAAAAGAATACAGAAAAGTGTATATGGAACAGTGCGGTTTTTGTCACCAACAGGGAAGTTATTTTATGCGTCGTCCTTATACAGAAAAAGATTGGGAAACTATAATGCACAGGATGATTGGTTATGGTTCTAGACCTTCCAGTAAAGTGCAAAAAAGACTACCTAAGATTCTTTCTAAAGCCTATAAGGATTTATTGGATCACCCAGAAAGAGTTACCGAGCCAAGGAAGTGGGGAAGTGAGTTGTATACCACTTCAATTAGAGAGTGGCCGATTGGAGATAGTTTTTCGCAGATGCACGATCTTTTATACCATTCTAACGGGAAGGTATATGTAGGGGACAATTTGCAAGACAGGATATGGGAAATAGACCCTCGCACAGGTAAGACTATGGTGTTTAAAGTTCCCCATATTGATGACGATGGACTTGGAGGGTTACTTTCTGGAAGGTTAAAAACTTTTCCGAAATACGAAACTTTTGTAGGGATTCATTCACTTGCAGAATCTTCTAAGGACGGTCATATTTTTCTCACCCCCTCTCTTCAAAAAAGATTGATCGAATTTGATCCTGTTACAAGAAAATTTACAGACCACAATTTTGAAAATGGTTTATACCCCCACACGATTCGAATTGATAAAGAAGACAGGGTTTGGTTTACTCTTGCTCTATCAAATCAAATCGGCATGTTCGATAGAAAGACCAAAACGTATAGAATGTATGATTTGCCTTCCAGAAGCGCCAAAGAATCTTTTAGCCTTTTTGTAAGCGGGGTTATACTTCGCCTAATGAACTGGGGATTTCCAATGCACTATCTTCCTGTGGACGATAGGGTGTCTGGGATGCCTCTACCTTATGGGATAGATGTTTCGCCTAACGGCATGATTTGGTTTGCAAGACTCCACGCAGATTCTATTGGTATGATAGACCCTAAAACAAATAAGGTGGAAATTATTGACACACCATTTCAGAGTCCAAGAAGACTTAGGGCAGACTCTGAAAATAATTTATGGATAGCGGCTTTTTCTGAAGCAAAAGTAGTGAAATACACACCGAGTGATAAAAAGTTTAGAGATTTTCCGATGCCGACTGCAGTAGATGGGATTGAAACTCCTTATTCTTTAAACGTAGATAGGCCTAGAAATTTAGTTTGGGTTACTGGAACCTCCTCTGATAATTTGCTTACTCTGGATATCAAAACTGAAAAATGGAAGGTGTACCCTCTTCCAAGAAGAGTTTCGTTTACAAGAGACGTTGAATTTTCTCCACAAGGAATAGCATATACATGCAATGGAGCTTTTCCGAGTTGGCATATAGAAGACACAAGACCCACTCTGATTGAAGTGAATACAAAGAAATGA
- a CDS encoding NAD-dependent epimerase/dehydratase family protein, which yields MKVFITGGSGYIGSNLVRSLAKKYPNWDILSSDIKPTDEFKNLKKVKLRILDISNRIETINEIKKMKPDSIVHLASIINPPPGMSEETQRKIDVEGTRNVLDGALLAKTRQIIITSSGAAYGYYKDNPEWIKETDLIRGHDHFAYSKHKKEVEEMLSLYRKLHPKLTQLVLRPGTVLGPTVNNLITDLFNKKSILGISGSKSPFVFIWDKDLVNIILLGIEKKKTGVFNLAGDGALSMPEIAKILGKPYKPKPAWLLKLVLGILKPLKLSQYGPEQLDFLRYRPVLDNTSLKKDFGYKPKYTSKQAFYEFLKSKGVDYNEI from the coding sequence TTGAAAGTTTTTATCACAGGAGGATCCGGATATATTGGGAGTAATTTAGTTCGCTCTTTAGCAAAAAAGTATCCTAATTGGGATATACTTTCTTCAGATATAAAACCTACGGATGAGTTTAAAAATTTAAAAAAAGTAAAACTAAGAATACTCGATATTAGCAATAGAATCGAAACAATTAACGAAATCAAAAAAATGAAACCGGATTCGATAGTTCATCTCGCATCCATTATCAATCCTCCCCCGGGTATGAGTGAAGAAACTCAAAGAAAAATTGATGTAGAAGGTACAAGAAATGTATTAGATGGTGCCTTACTTGCAAAGACTCGTCAAATTATTATTACGAGTTCTGGTGCGGCCTACGGGTATTATAAAGACAACCCTGAATGGATTAAAGAGACCGATTTGATTCGAGGGCACGACCATTTTGCATATTCAAAGCACAAAAAAGAGGTAGAGGAAATGCTCAGCCTCTATAGAAAATTGCACCCAAAACTAACCCAATTGGTTTTGAGGCCTGGTACAGTTCTTGGGCCTACTGTAAATAATTTGATTACAGATTTATTTAATAAGAAAAGTATTCTTGGAATCAGTGGGAGTAAGAGCCCTTTTGTATTTATATGGGATAAGGATTTAGTAAATATAATTTTATTGGGGATAGAGAAAAAGAAAACTGGGGTATTTAACCTTGCGGGAGACGGGGCTTTGTCGATGCCTGAAATTGCAAAGATTTTGGGTAAGCCGTATAAACCAAAACCTGCGTGGTTGTTAAAATTAGTTCTTGGAATACTAAAACCTTTGAAGTTATCCCAATATGGGCCAGAGCAATTGGATTTTTTGAGATACAGGCCGGTTTTGGACAACACCTCCCTAAAAAAAGATTTTGGCTACAAACCAAAATATACGTCTAAGCAAGCTTTTTATGAATTTTTAAAATCAAAAGGAGTCGATTACAATGAAATATAG